TTAGGCACTATGAGCGATCAATATATGCCTAAATCAGACCGATATTATTGACAAGACGCAGATTTTCAGGAAGTTATGCATCAGGGAAAACGAGGGTATGGATCTTTCTATATGTCACAAACCACAATCTGGTTGTCAGTTGGAGGTCGTATCCCTTAAAGATTTACCAGTCATAATGCCTAATTTTTTGTGACATCTTTCAGCAGATATTTATGAAGAGTTTTATCAGGAAAAAAGTAATCAAAGGGCATGAGTATCTGTATGAAATAACTCCGTATTTCGATCCTGATACAGGGAAATGGAAGCAGAAATCAAAATACCTGGGTAAGAATGTTGAAGGAGAGCCGGTTAAAAAGGAAAAACCTGCTGTTCCAAATCAAATTTTTGATCTAGGCCAATATATTCCTCCTTTTTGGGCTGTCCACGAGTATAAAATCCTGGAAGCATTGATTTCATGCTGTTCACCTGTTGAAGCTGCAACTCTTGTAGTACTCGCGATAAATCGACTGATACAACCCTGTCCTCCTGAAAATCTGTCGACATGGTATTCAGGTACCTGTATGCCACTCCTTATACCAGGCCCGGACCTGACCAAAGAAGAGGTAATTCAGACACTCGAGAACGTATCTGATACACCTGCTACAGGTATGTTTGCCAGAATGTTCTCTCTCGTCAACAAGTTATCTGATCAGCGAGTATTGATGACACTTCAAAGTACCCCTTCCTGTCAGACCGGGATCTCTTCAAATGGTCCGGAAATTGAAGGATGTCTGGAACGGGATCTCATGATGAGATTGCATTATGATCCTGTCATGAATATTCCGGTCGGGTGTGATTTCTTCTCATTTCAAAAAGAATCTATCGAAGATTCGATTAAGCAGGTAAAATCTGGGCATATTCCCGGGGGGATTATTCTTCCCCATTGGGATTATATGTCCCCATCACTGATTCCCCTCATCATCAGAAATGAATGCCCGTTTATCATCAGAACAAATCTTGGGTATGAACCAATTTCATCGCATATATCTGAGTTAGGGGGGCAGGAGTACCATTCGACAAACATCAGGTATTACCAGGGACAAGCCTGCTATGTCAAATCATTCTCTCCAATAATCGGAGGACATAAGGTAATGGGATTTTTCCTGCATAATATTAGAAAAGAGCAATCTGATCGCTTATTATTTCACAAAAATCTGCAAAACATCAGGGATTTGATCCAGGAGATGAGTATCAGTGCCTGGATTGAAGAGGAGAAGTTGGAAGAGATTGCAGGTCCGTTTAAATCATTTTTCTCCCGTGAAGAAGCAGGTGAGATAACAACAGTACGACGTAATGAAGAAGAGATTAATCGGGCTCTTATGCAGTTTGGAAAAGACGGAGTACTCTATCAGGGTGACCTTACATGGGAATTCTGTTTTAATCTTGTTGATATCAGAAATGAATTTGAAGAAGAAATTAACAATTATATCAACGAATTTGAACGCGATTATTCTAATTTTCGGACAGAACGAATAAAAGCAGGCATCTATTTCGTTGCATTTCTAACTTTTCAGATCCGCCATTTAGTTGAAAATCGCTTGAAATCGATGAAAATTAAGCATGTTTCTACGGTTGAATCATTAATTGCAGAATTAACTCCGATACACCTGGTTAAAAGTTCTGATTTTATGGTGGTTCCAGGGCGACTCAAACGTGAACAGAAGATACTGCTCTCATTTTTTGGAGGGATTCCCTCATTACTCGATATCTAAAAAGGACTGCATGAGTATCACCGAAAGATACTCTACAGTATACTAATCGATCAGAAGACTGGTGCGAATCTAAATTTAATATGGTATTTCCGGTTTTGACATTAATCCATCATACCATAAAAAAAGGGATGATGGTCAGGTTTATTTCTGGAACTCTTTGATTGGACTTGGTCCAAGTTCCCGGATCTTGGCGCTGACATCTTCCATAACTTTACCCCATTTTGCACCCTCAGATGCTGAAACGAAGGTCATACGGAATCTCTTGTCGTCAAGACCGATGTTCTTCATCAGGGACTTGATCATGAACATCCTCTTTGCTGCCTTGTAGTTTCCTTCAAGGTAGTGGCAGTCACCGAAGTGGCATCCGGAGACGAGAACTCCGTCTGCACCGTCGACGAAAGCTTTCAGGATGAAGAGCATATCAACACGGCCCGTGCACATGACACGGACACCACGAACATCTGGCGGGTACTGGATACGGGCACCACCAGCAAGGTCTGCTCCGGCATACGAACACCAGTTACAGATGATTGCCTGGATTTTTGGGTTCCACTCGTCAGACATAGTTACTCCCCTCCGAGGAGGTATGCATCAATCTGTGCAACAATCTGTGGAGTTGTGAAGTGCTGCATCTTGATTGCACCACCTGGACAGAATCCACCACAGGTACCGCAGCCTTTACACTTTGCTTCGGTAACCTGCATGACTGTCCGTCCGTCCTTCTCTACCAGATCAAGTGCACTGTATGGGCAGAGTTTAATGCACATACCACAGCCTGCACACAGATCCTGTATACACTGGGCGAAGTATGGCTCAAGTTCCACATGCCCGATGTGGATTGGAATAGATGCTGCTGAAGCTGCACCTTCTGCCTGTGCTACTGTGTCAGGGATATCTTTTGGTCCCTGGCAGACACCAGCAAGGAATACACCGGCAGTAGTAGTTCCACAGGGGTTCAGTTTCGGGTGTGCTTCAAGCATCCAGCCATCTGCAGAGGCTGAAACACCGAACTTCTTTCTGAGGACATTTGCACCATCGATGGGCTGAACTGCTGCTGCAAGAACAACGAGGTCACATTCGATGTCAACCGGACGGTTGAGAAGTGTGTCTTCAGCAAAGACATGCAGATTCTTGGTATCAGGATCTTCAAGGATGTTTGCAACACGACCACGAATGAACTTAGCTCCTTCGTTCTGGATACGGTAGTAGAACTCCTCGTATGCCTTACCGAAGGATCTGATGTCCATGTAGAAGATGTATGCTTTGCAGCCCTCGATC
This Methanospirillum lacunae DNA region includes the following protein-coding sequences:
- a CDS encoding hydrogenase iron-sulfur subunit, which gives rise to MSDEWNPKIQAIICNWCSYAGADLAGGARIQYPPDVRGVRVMCTGRVDMLFILKAFVDGADGVLVSGCHFGDCHYLEGNYKAAKRMFMIKSLMKNIGLDDKRFRMTFVSASEGAKWGKVMEDVSAKIRELGPSPIKEFQK